CCGACGACAGGCAAAGCGCACCTTCATCTGGACCTGATCAAGTCCCTCTCAAACACGGTCCAGTGCGGGGCGCGGTCATCGCAGCCAGCCCAGGAACCGGCGATGGAGTAGACCGGCAGGAGCCCAGCCTATGTCCTGGCTCGCGGCAACCATGCAGGAGCCCATGTACAGGGCGAGGGAGATGGGAGCGCTCTCGAACTCGGCTCGCAGCTCGTGGCGTCGTGTGCGGCAGGGCCAAGGGGCACCGCACCCGGCGCAGGTCCAGATGGGCAGAACCGGTCCGTGCGTGGTCATGACGCCTCACCGGGCCAGTGCCCTCGTGTGGGCTGTACCCGGTGTCTCGACCCGCAGGGCGGTCCACCGCCGCACCCGCGGACTGACCTGACCTTCCTCCGTGACCACACCTGCCGGTGTCTACGTTCCATGGCCACGGTGTAAGAGGCGATCTGCTCGGCCGGCCCGATCTCTGATTGCCGCCGGCGGGTCTCCTGGAAGAAGGCCACGTCGCACTCCTCCTGCTGGTGATCTCATGCTTCCGGCTACTGACAGCGGTTTTGGGGCCGCGCCTGGCTGGCCGTTCGCGCGCGGATGTCGACCGGCCTGGGAATCGCCTGACGGCTATGGGCGCCGATGTCCCGGTTCGCGCATCGCGATCTGCCTGGCTGGCTGTGGGCCTCGCGGCCGGGTGCATTCCGGGCAGCTTAGGGATGCTCCGCAGCTGCGGCACCATTGGAGCGAGCGCTTGAACGTGAGCAGCCCGGCGAGGAATCCGAGCACAAGAGCCGCGCTGATGGCTGCGATCGAGGTCAGGTTCATGGCGGCGCCTTTCAGGACACTGGTGTCGGCATCGTTGATCGGGTCCAGTGCTGGGCGGGCGCTGGTGTGCATCCGAAGACCGTGGGCGAATTCGTGATGTGGTGTCGACGGGCTTCAGGCGGCTCGCAGGTCGCGGTGTGGAGCCTCTGCTGGCCAGAAACCGCTCGGCAAACGATCGGTGGTTAGCGGGTCACCGATGATGCGCAGCATCATGCGGTTGCCGGTGAACTTGGTTCTGCCGTGGAGCCAGCGGTCGTTGAGCAGGAAGTAGCCGTGGCCGGCAGGTAGGTCGACTGGAATGGTCAGCTGCTGGACGAGCCTGCGAAGCCGCTCGATAGACGGCAGGAGCATCGGCGAGAATCGCGCAAGCTCGTCGAGGCGAAGCCGGACGGTAATCCGGCCTTCGGTCGTCTGTTCGAAGACCGCACCGAGGTGGCCGGAGCCTCCGCCGAAATACGCCGATCGGGGCATGGACAACGCCGCGAGCATGGCGGGTTCGGTGCGGGCGATCTCGTCGTGGAGTTCCCGTCCGTCCACCAGATGACTGCGTCCACCGGTCTGCGCCGGTCGAAAACATGCCAGCATCAGGACACGCGGTGGCCGGCATACGGCCGATCCTTCGGTGTGGGGCCAGAGCTCGCGATCGGTGAAGCCGGCGAGGCTGGTTTTTCCGCCTCTGGACGCTGGCCGCCGGGCGATGACCGTGACCCCGTCGGAGTCGCTGTCGCGGTGCGCGCGGATGCTGATCAATGACCGGGCCGCACGGAGCAGATTGTTCCGTTCGATTCCGCTCTGGAAGATCGTGATGCCGTGCGTGGTGAGGCCATTCAGGATGCGAGCCGTGCTGTCCGGGTCGCGTAGGTCTGCGTGGGGCAGGTCGTTAAAGTCGAGCATTTGGTCACCTCCGGCGGATCGCGTTGCCGGCGTTCACCATGGCTGCACCTAACGGATGCATCAAGTGACGGATTGTCAACGCGGAGCCGCCCGGTGCCGAGCCAAGACCGTGCTACGTTCCGGGCGGTCCAGATCCTTGCACCAGTGGAGGGAAGCCGGCCGATGAGCTACCAGCCGCACCTGTTCCCTGTCTCGGTCAAGGGCGTCGTGGTCCGCGACGGCCGCGTGCTGTTGCTGCGCAACGAGCGCGACGAGTGGGAGCTGCCGGGCGGGAAGCTGGAACTCGGTGAGGAACCGGCGGAGTGCGTAACCCGGGAGATCCTCGAAGAGGTCGGCTGGGCGGTGACCTCTGGCCCGCTGCTGGACGCTTGGCAATACCACATCCGCGACGACGTCGATGTCCTGATCATCACGTACGGCTGCCACGTCGGTGCCGACGCTGACCCGGTCGTCAGCCAGGAGCACAAGGAAGTCGGCCTGTTCACGGAGGCCGAGGCCGCGGCGCTGCGCATGCCCGACGGGTACAAGAGGTCCATCGCGACCTGGTATGCCAAGCTCAGTACGCGGATCATGTAGGCGACCGATGATGCAGTGCGGCGGTTGCGGGGCGAAGGTCGGCCGCCGGAGCACGTCGCCGCTGTGCCCGGCTTGCCATGCCATCGCCGGTGCCGCCCTGCCAGTCCCTGTCCGGCGCCGTGGAGGCTCGGCCTTGTGGCTGTGGACCAGTGACACCGCACGGGCAGCGTTGGCCAGCGGCGATCTCGCGGTCATCATGCGCGCCTACCGGGTCGCGACTGGTGTAAGCCAGCGGCGTCTAGCGGAGTTGCTCGGCTACGACGCGACCTACATCTCGATGATCGAAACGGGGCGGCGGGAGATCAGCGATGTCGCGGCCCGGCTACGTATCGCCCGCCACCTCGGCCTGCCAGCGCACACGCTCGGGGTAAGCGACCCCGACGACGCCGATTTCACCGCGATGCTCCAGTTCGGCGAGTCGACCATCCGCCTCGCCGCGATCGCGCGACAGTTCGGGCACGGCGCCGACGCCGTCAACGAGCTCTGGCCGCTGGTCAGCCGCATAGAGAGCCGCGTCGCCGACGGGCATGTCGAGCGGGAGGTGATGCTCCTGCTTGCCCGTGCCCGCGCCGAGCTCGGCGTCTCACTGGGCTACGTCTTGCCCGAGGAACGACTCGTCAGCGCCGCCCGATGGACCGGCCGGGCGCTGTGGCTGGCCGAACACCTCGACGACCAGGACCTGCTCGCCTTCACCCTCCGAGTACACGGCAACGAGCTGCGCAAGGTCGAACGGCACACCGCAGCCGTTGCCCGACTTCAACGCTCAGTGGAACTTGCGCCTGATCTCGACCGAGGTGCGGGCCTGGTACAGCTCGCCCGGGCCACCGGCGAGCTCGGCGACCCCGCCCTGTTCGATCACGCCATCACCAGCGCCTGGCGACTGGTCGACGTCAAACCCGGCACAGGACTCACCAGCCTCTATGCCCTCCACGAAGTGCACCTGCGCGGGCTGGTCCATACACACCGGCCAGACCTGGCCGCCGACCTGCTCGATCGCCACCGCATGTCCACCGCCGCCGTACCACCCCAATGGCAGGCGATTCTCCAGGTCACCACCGGCGAAGTCCTCCTGGCCCGCGCCGACACATCCCAAGCCGAAACGGCGTTCCAGACTGCCATCACCATCGCCGAGGAGCACCGCCTACCACACCAGATCCAGCGCGCCTTTCGGACCTGCACGTCGCATCTCCCCGCTGTCGGAGAGCTCGCGCGCCAGGCGCTGGAAAGGCTCCGCATCCCCGAGCCCGAACCGGCCGGCAGCCAGGCCCCATAATCGAAGTTCCGGGCAACATGAGCGTTACGAGGCTCGGACCGGCTAGTCACGCCCTTGCCGCGCACCGGTTCGGATGGCGGGGACCGATCAGCAGCATGCCGATCAGCACGACGATGACGGCAGCAAGCTGGGCGCGGGCGGTCGCCGAAATGCCGAGGGGCACGGCGAGGGCAGGGCGCGGCCGGTGCCAGCGGGGCGGTCGGGATGGGTGACGGCAGCATGGATGCCGGTGGCGGCGACGACACCGAGCAGCAGGTAGTGCTGGAGGGCATAGGCCCGGGCGGCCAACCGAGCACGGGTGCGGGGATCCGCGGCGGCGAGGGTCGGGGCCGCGACGCGGGCGCCGCTGAAGTAGGTCCACCACAGGTCGGCGGGCAGGGCAAGGCCCATGACGATGGCCGTGGGGTGGCCGCTGATGTGATGGATCTCGACGTCGGCGCCGATTGCGACGACAGATTCGCCGAGCGCGACGATGACGAGCAGGCCGTGGCGTCAACCAGATGTTCGGCGGCGACCTGGTAGCTGCCAGCTACGCGGATCCAGGAGAACTGTGGAGTGACGTAGGGCAGCGCGGCCTGGACGAGGGCGGCGGCGAGCCAGAGTGCGTAGGTGGCGGGACCGGTGACGAACGCGGCGAGGCCGATGAGCAGCACCGCAGCCAAGTTGTAGGGCGCGAGACGGACCGTGGCGGCACGGGCTGCAGAGAGGCCGAACATCATCAAGTGGACCTACCACGATGACCGGGCGGGGGCCGTCGGGCCCATGGATCGGAGGCTGCTGGCACGGACGTTGGTGGAGGCCAAGGTAGGCAATGCAGGTGATCACCGCGAGGCGCCCGGAGTAGCCTTCCCGTTCACAGGACCCGAGCGTGATTCACCGGAACGACCACCGCTGAGGCTGAAAGCGCCGAACAGCCCGGCCGCCCCGACGCCGAGCGCTGCGCGAGGGCAGCTCGGCTTCGCGCCCGAATCAAGTCGTACCCACGGCCTACGGTGGCGGTGGATGAAACCATCGAGGCTGGGGACTGAGCGCGGTGTCTACGCTGCTGCACCGGGGCCGTGGCCCGATTCGGGCGTTGGGACCAAGCATGGAACAGAATGCTGTTGAGCACCGGTGCCTTGACTGCGGGACACCAGTGCAGCGGGAGGGTGATCGGGGCCCTTGGCCTGCGCGGTGCCCAACCGACCGCCAGAAGCGGAATCGGCAGCTGGCTCAGGCCGCCGAAAAGCTCCGCCCACGGCCCAGTCGAGCTCGGCCGATCGTGGAGCTCGAACTCCGGTGCGTCGACTGCGGCACTGCGGTGACGCTCCGCCGGAAGACCCGGTGGGAAGTCCGATGCGTAACGTGCGCCGAGGAACAGGCCGCAAGAAAGCGTCGCGAGCTGGCGCGTGGCAAGACCCAGGAGCATAGGTGCGTCGACTGCGGAGTTCAGCTCCGCCGCAAGGGCACCGCTGGGGCCTGGCCATTGCGGTGCCCGACTCATCGGGGCGAACACAATGCTCGCCGACGTAGGGTGGGCTTGACCCGTTTCGACGGACAGGGTCGATGTGGTGATCTCACGCTACTTTGTTGGCGGTTACCGGGCTTAGACCGGTGGCTTCGTAGGTGGCGGGGCTGAGGTAGCCGAGGCTGGAGTGCCGGCGGCGGGTGTTGTACCAGCCTTCCACGTACTCGAATATCGCCTGGCGGGCGGCTTCGCGGGTGGGCCAGGCCTGGCGGTGTAGCAGTTCGGTCTTGATGGTGGCGAAGAACGATTCGGCGACGGCGTTGTCCCAGCACTGCCCGCGCCGGCTCAGCGACAGTCGGATCCCGTGGCGCTTGGTGAGGCGGGCGTGCTGGGTGCTGGTGTATTGACAGCCGCGGTCGGCGTGGAAGATCAGCCCCGAGGTGGGTCGGCGGCGGCGGATGGCGTTGGTGAGGGCGGCGTCGACCAGGTCGGTGCGCAGGTGATCGGCCACCGCCCAGCCGACGACCCGCCGGGAGGCCAGGTCGATGACCGCGGCCAGATACAGCCAGCCCTCCCACGTGTTGATGTAGGTGATGTCCCCGCACCATCGGGTGTCGACCGCGGCCGCGTCGGTGTCGAAGTCCCGGCCGACCAGGTCAGGACGCGCTTCGGCGGCCGGATCCGGCATGGTGGTGGTGCGCCACCGTCGTGGACACTTGCCGGCGATCCCGGCCGTGCGCATCAACCGTGCGACGCGTTTGCGGCCGTGCCGCAGCCCAGCCGCGACGAGTTCGGCGTGCACCCGCGGCGCCCCGTAGGTGCCCTTCGACATCGCGTGCACCGCGGTGATCTTCTCGGTCAGGGCCTGGTCGACCCGTTCACGCTCGGACCGCTCGCCACGGACATGCTGGTAATAGGCGGACCGGGAGACCTGCATCAGCTCACACGCACGCTTGACGCTGCGTGAGCCGGCCTGCTCCGCCTCGATGAACGGGTACACGTTCACCGGGTCTCCTTCGCGAAGAAAGCCGTCGCCCGCTTCAAAATCTCGACGTCCTCGCGCAGCCGCCGGTTCTCCCGGCGCAGCTGCGCCAATTCGGCCCGCTCGTCACTGGTCAACCCGTCGCTACGGGCGCCCGCGTCGACCTCAGCCTGCCTGACCCACTCCCGTACCGCGGTCTCCGTCAGGTCGAAATCCTTCGAAACCTGCCCGATCGTCCGATCCCCACGCTGACACAACTCCACGATCTCGGCCTTGAACTCCGCCGTGAACGACCGACGAGGCCGCGACCGCTTCCTACCCATGCTCTCCATGATGCTGGACATCCTCCCGGAGCCCTCCAGCTCCTGATCTCAGATGTCCGTCAAAGCGGGTCAGGCCCAGGGACAAAGAAGCAGCGCGGCCGCGGCCGAGCCGGGTTCAGCCGCCCAAGGCTCCCAGCACCTGCCTGGACTGCCCATCACCGGTGTATTGGCGAGGTACCAGATGGCAACTGCGGTGCGATCCGTGCGCGGTTCTCCGAGCAAAGGCGGTACGCGACGCGCGCCGCACCCGGTTAATCGCCAACCGACGGCACAGTCTCCGGAAGCTGCCATGCCGCAGGTGCGGGAATCCGACAGAGCGAGGAAGCCGGAAGCTAAGGTTGCAGGTCTGCGCGGACTGCCGACAGCTGGAGCTCAATGCTCGGCAGCGGCAGCGTCGCGTGACGCATCGGGCCCTGATGGTCGCGGCAGAGGTCAGATGGCGCCGCGCGAATCCGGATGCGATTCGATCTAGAAACTCCCTTCGCCGCGCCCGAAAACGCGCCGTCAGGTACGAGGTCTTTCGGCATGAGGAGATCTTCGAGCGTGACGGTTGGCGGTGCCAGATCTGCCGACGGATGACCGACCGGACGGCGCCCAGGTTTCATCCGCGGTCGCCGACCCTCGACCATGTCATCCCGCTCTCTCAGGGCGGGCCACACACCCGCGCGAACACGCGCTGTGCGTGCTTCGAGTGCAACTCCAAGCGCGGCGACCGCGGGGGCAACGAGCAGCTGGCACTCATCTAGTTGTAAAGGTCAGCCACCGTTGTGAACACCGGCTGATTTGTGGTTTGCAGGTGTCAGGGTGGCAACACGCATCATAGTTGTCACTATGTGATCCGCCGCGCCTCGCCAGCGCCAGTACCGGGCGGGGGAGTGCCGCGGTCCTGCTCTCGCCACTGGCCGGCGGTGTCGGCGCGCAGCAGGCGATCAACCATCTCCAGCGCCGGTGGCTCCGAGTCGAACTCCCAGCGCAGCACCTTTCCGGACTCCGTGTCCCCGGCCCGGGCCATCACCGTCCAGCGCGTCTCGCGGACCAGCCACACGTCGCGCCGGGTCAGGCGCCCCCAGTGAGGTCGGGCCGAAGCGCGGTGCCGGGCTTTCGTCCGGTCCGTTTCTTCGGCCCGCCTCCCGAACCGGACGTGCAACTCTCGCTGCATCCGGCTCTCCACGGACTCACGTCGGCTGGGTCAGGCGACGTGTCGGGGGTGTCCAGGGGTTGGGGATCACGCTGCGGCGTCGGTACCGGGACACGGTGACCGAGGCCGGGTTGAACAGGGTGAGCTGTCCGTCGGTGATCGTCCATCCGCCGGCCATGAAGCGCCGTCGGAGTTGCTTCCACGTCAGGCCCTTGTGCCGTTTCCGGATCCAGATCGCTGTCCGGTGCCAGGTGAAGGCGCCGAGGTAGCTGAAGGTCCATTTCGACACGCCGTGCTTGAAGTAGTTGCTCCACCCTCGTAGTACGCCGTTGACGCGTTCCAGCAGGGCGGTCAGGTCGGCTTGTGCTGAGCTGTGGGTGAGCGTGCGGACCTTGTCCTTGATCGCGGTGACCGCTTTCTTGGACGGGTACGTGTATACGCACCGTCTACCCGTGCCCCGTTTCCGGTGCCGCTGGATGCGGAACCCGAGGAAGTCGAAGCCCTCGTCGATGTGGACCACCATGGT
This sequence is a window from Micromonospora sp. NBRC 110009. Protein-coding genes within it:
- a CDS encoding NUDIX hydrolase produces the protein MSYQPHLFPVSVKGVVVRDGRVLLLRNERDEWELPGGKLELGEEPAECVTREILEEVGWAVTSGPLLDAWQYHIRDDVDVLIITYGCHVGADADPVVSQEHKEVGLFTEAEAAALRMPDGYKRSIATWYAKLSTRIM
- a CDS encoding helix-turn-helix domain-containing protein; protein product: MWLWTSDTARAALASGDLAVIMRAYRVATGVSQRRLAELLGYDATYISMIETGRREISDVAARLRIARHLGLPAHTLGVSDPDDADFTAMLQFGESTIRLAAIARQFGHGADAVNELWPLVSRIESRVADGHVEREVMLLLARARAELGVSLGYVLPEERLVSAARWTGRALWLAEHLDDQDLLAFTLRVHGNELRKVERHTAAVARLQRSVELAPDLDRGAGLVQLARATGELGDPALFDHAITSAWRLVDVKPGTGLTSLYALHEVHLRGLVHTHRPDLAADLLDRHRMSTAAVPPQWQAILQVTTGEVLLARADTSQAETAFQTAITIAEEHRLPHQIQRAFRTCTSHLPAVGELARQALERLRIPEPEPAGSQAP
- a CDS encoding HNH endonuclease, whose amino-acid sequence is MTDRTAPRFHPRSPTLDHVIPLSQGGPHTRANTRCACFECNSKRGDRGGNEQLALI
- a CDS encoding low temperature requirement protein A — translated: MLVIVALGESVVAIGADVEIHHISGHPTAIVMGLALPADLWWTYFSGARVAAPTLAAADPRTRARLAARAYALQHYLLLGVVAATGIHAAVTHPDRPAGTGRALPSPCPSAFRRPPAPSLLPSSSC
- a CDS encoding transposase; the protein is MGRKRSRPRRSFTAEFKAEIVELCQRGDRTIGQVSKDFDLTETAVREWVRQAEVDAGARSDGLTSDERAELAQLRRENRRLREDVEILKRATAFFAKETR
- a CDS encoding TauD/TfdA family dioxygenase, with the translated sequence MLDFNDLPHADLRDPDSTARILNGLTTHGITIFQSGIERNNLLRAARSLISIRAHRDSDSDGVTVIARRPASRGGKTSLAGFTDRELWPHTEGSAVCRPPRVLMLACFRPAQTGGRSHLVDGRELHDEIARTEPAMLAALSMPRSAYFGGGSGHLGAVFEQTTEGRITVRLRLDELARFSPMLLPSIERLRRLVQQLTIPVDLPAGHGYFLLNDRWLHGRTKFTGNRMMLRIIGDPLTTDRLPSGFWPAEAPHRDLRAA
- a CDS encoding IS3 family transposase; amino-acid sequence: MNVYPFIEAEQAGSRSVKRACELMQVSRSAYYQHVRGERSERERVDQALTEKITAVHAMSKGTYGAPRVHAELVAAGLRHGRKRVARLMRTAGIAGKCPRRWRTTTMPDPAAEARPDLVGRDFDTDAAAVDTRWCGDITYINTWEGWLYLAAVIDLASRRVVGWAVADHLRTDLVDAALTNAIRRRRPTSGLIFHADRGCQYTSTQHARLTKRHGIRLSLSRRGQCWDNAVAESFFATIKTELLHRQAWPTREAARQAIFEYVEGWYNTRRRHSSLGYLSPATYEATGLSPVTANKVA